The nucleotide window AGGGCTACTGAATCTAACCAAAGCAAATTTAATCCTTTCCCACCATTCTTTTGTCAAATTTGCCCCATTCTTCCTGCATCCACTTCCACATTTCCAGTGCAGTACTGAGCATCTTGGATCACTCACATGAGCAGCTGGTGGCAGAAGCTGCTTTTGTACCGTCGAGTTCAACAGGCACAGTGAGACCACCACGGGGAAAGCAATTAGCCTAACTTCTTCACATTCACCCTACATGTATGGCTCCTTTCTGCTTATGTTAAGGAGGAATATGAAATATTCCCCTTGAGAAAGGCTCGATTCCCTGTTATTGTACTGATCTAGCTAGAAACTGAGGTTGTCAAATACCCCAAGAGGGAGTTATGAGGCCAAATCAATATAGATAAAGGATGGATACCCTCAGATGGAAGATATGTGCAGGTGTGTAGCAGTCCCACTCCAGAGGTAAGAAATCAAGGGTGTATTTTGTGAAGTTTCTTCACCCATGAAACCAGTCTGCTCATTGATTTAAGATCTCAGCTTCCTCTTCAAAAGTTAAAGAGTTTTAACAGTGCTGTCTGTACATATCAGCACAAAAACACCTCCAGAAAGGATGTTACTGATCTTCTACAGGATGGTCCAGACATAGAGCTAGTAGCCAAGCTGAATTCCCTAGGTGCAGCAGATGGAAGATAGCATTTTTTTGCACATACCctaactgaaagcaaaacaggaaagagaaggtGGCAGCTCAGCGTACCCCAAGAGAGACATACATACTCCCGCTGGCAGCTCAGTGCTTTGCTATCCAGCAAGGTTATTTTAACAGTGACTCCTAACTTGTTAGATAAGACTTGTTGGAACATTCcaccaggagaaaaaagaaatgcacagctgaagaattttaatgcaaatccagttagttttaaaaagcactgcAGGCTAGCAAGCAGGTAAGCAGCATGCACTCTAGTAGTAATGGTGCTCTTGATTGGATGGAGCTATGCTGGTAGTACACAGCGCTGCACACCTTAGTCTTCTCCTCTAACTTAAAAATAAGAAGCCACACAATCTATGAAGTGGTCACAACGGAGTTCTGTGAGATGCACCACAGCTAAAAATGGTTGCGGGTAGCCAGCTGGTGAGAGAGCTTGGGTACTCACTCCGGCCAGCGATTTCTGGATATTCTCCCTGGCTCTGGCAATGTCGCGTAGGATCGTGCTGGCTCCGTTCTCCTGCAAACAGTGCAGAAAGaaccaagatttttttaaaaaaaaaatatgaaacattGGAAACTGGTcagggaagttaaaaaaaaaaagggggggggtgaTAGTCAGGGAGGGTTCCTTCCAATGATTCAGCAAGTATTGCAAAATTAGCTGCAAGAAGGATTGGTTCTAAATCAAGCAGCACCGACTGCAATCCCTGGTCACATCAGGCCACGTGTCCAGAAGATCATCCAGTCAAGAGCTTTTAAATTCTCTATTGTTACCCTGAACGGTTTGGACAGCTGCCAGACAGGCAGAGGCTTGGAGTCGCTTCAGTACTCCTTAGAGATCTACCGTTAGGCAGCCCTTTATTTGTAGTATTACCTGTCATTGTATTCAGGCAAGAAGTGACAGCCCTAACTGAAGTCTTCTATCCAGAGAGGTATGACCCAGAGTATGGCAgtaaaagtggtttttttcccccatgctCCTGCTGCCATGCCTTAGCCTGGATTTGAAGATCCCCTTCGCAGGGCACAAATTCAGTTTCCATGATCCACTCACTCCTTGCCTCTTCCAGACTGCAACCCCCTCCAAGGAAGATCTGAGACATGAAACCACCCACAAGACCAAAACCCCATGTCAAACAGACCATAGAAGAGCAATAGCCTGGACACATTCAGATGGATACCACTTCCAGGTTGCAGGAAGGTTTTAAGGAGCATGGATCGTTTTCCTCAGCAGAGAAGTGGTTGATAAACTGTTGCAGAATCTCCCCCAGAGCCTTCCCACCACCTCTCAAAGGCAGAACTTCTTCACTGGAAGCTCCTTACGTGGGATGAAATAGTCTAACTGTTCTTCTAAGAGCACTGCAGAGGTTCGCACTTTAACATCTACTTCAAGCGCTTATCTATAGCTTCTAATTTTTATGCAGGTGTTCTAGGTGCTGTGCCACCTCTACACTAGCATGGGCAGCGGAAGTAGACAGTGTGCCTAGAAGCTATTCCTTAAGCAAAAAGCTTCCCCTTAAACACTTGCAAGACAGCCATTTAGAACTGTAAGCAGCTTTCTACATAATCAACCAAATGCATAAGCAGTTAACAGCTCTTTACATAGCAGGAAGAGGTTACGATAGCTCTGTACCTTTAAACAGTAATAATTTCGGGCTAATATTTAAGCTTGAACTACTtcagctcagctgtgctgcagcagtaCAATGCTTCCCCCAACTCACCAGTACTGTGATGCAGTCTTCTGTAGGAGCACACTGAATATTTCAGGGGGtacaaagaaaggaacataATTCTGTGTTTTTTGCAGCCATGGTGCCTATCTTCAAACATCATGCCTTATATACCCATTATATCCCTTGCCAAGGAAAGCTTAGTTGCTACAAAATGGCAGCAAAACCGCCTTTTCCCTTGCTGAAGGGGACAGGTCAATTCTTTGCCCAGCATACCGCCCAGCCCAGTCAACAGAACCACAGCTCTCGGGGCTTACAGCTCAAGCTGTGCACCCATCAAATCACAGCTAGCACCCGTGCCCTGCCATAGCAGCCTGAAAAGATTAAGAGTAGCTGCTGCAACCTATAACTGGTCCGCCTGTTGTTGCAAGGGCATCTGATTTCCCGGTACACTGGGAGAAATTCTTCACAGGCCACAGAAGATGGTCTTTCAAAAGACAAAAGGGGTTATAACCAGGGGGAGGCTTAGAGAGCTCCAGAGAAGACTGTCACACTTGGAAAAAGCAGCATCAAGAGCGGAAATAATACAAAAGTGCACATCCAGGTGGATCGTGTCCTTTTGCCTGCTCTGTACTAGCTCTTAAAGCTCCAGCACTCTGTTAAACCCCATCAGAGAACAAGGATTACCTACCTGCTGGTGTGAAGAGCTGCTAACTGGCCCGTTCATCTGCTCATAGTATCTTCTCTCAGCATCGTCATACTTGTATTTCTCAAACCAGATCTTCTCATGCAAAAAGTAGTCAACTGccatttttctgcagaaaggaaacaaaaaaaaccaaaatgagttCCTAAAAGTACTTAAGGTTAGCAGCTTGCAGTGAGCTTCTCAGAAGAGCGTTTTCTTCCCCCATAGAGCTGTGCCTGCAGGTCTCTGCTTGGCCATTTCCCCGCCAGTGGAAAGCTTTAAGTAAACAGGATCCTATTAAGAAAGCAGGGCAGTCTAATCACCCACCTGTCTGCCTGGCCTGACCTGCATTTAGTGACAGAACACCAAGTGGGGACAGAATAAATCAGCTGATCTGTACCTTTTTCCAcaaaacagctttcagagcaGGATTTTCTAGATCATGGTAGACACATGGGAATCTGCTGCTAAGAAAGAAGTCTTGTGTATGAAAATCAGAAAGGGAATAATGCTTTTAATTCTTAGGATGCCTGGCCACGGTGAAACCAAAAAGACCGAAGAACACGGAGCTTCAAGCAGCATGTGCCACACTACAGCGTGCCAATGAGGGAGCACTCTGTATGTGACAGGCAACTCCTGACACTACAGCTCacaaatttaaaagcatttcagtctTCCTTGAACACAACTCAACTGTGTCGACAGCAACTGTTGGCTGTCTTAGGCCAGTACCTGTCTCTACCTGGTCACGACATGCTTCACTAGGTGCACCACCGAATCCCCCAGGTAAGGAACAGCACAGCACACCGCCTGACACCGACAGCGACCAGCCTCCAGGAATCCAGATACACACACAATTTACAACAGCACCACAGGTAACTGCACACATGCCCTTTTGGAAGCTGCTGCAActgtttagaaattaaaatcatCAGCAATGCAACACTTGCAAGGGACAGATGCTTGTCACTACACAGAGGAACAGCATAAAACATCCTAACACTGCTGCGAAAtggtgttatttttcttcagtgcagcAGCTTCCAAAGGTTAATTTCTTAACTTGAAGGCAAATGATGGAGCCCTTGCAACAGTAGAAGAGGCTGTGCCCTTATTTCAAACCAGAGGACAGCTACAGAGCCAACATCAGTTTGAGGAGGTGGTGAGAGCAGAGATAGAGCATCACAACAAAACCACACCATTACCAGGTTCCACCACACAACACAGAGAGAGCAAATAATAGCAACCCACAAACCCTTTCCTTATCAGCTCAAAACCCCGCAAGCTCTCCAGTAAAACACTTCCACGGAAGCCTTTTTTGTAAAACAAGCACCTTTCTCACCTACACATTCAGAAGAGACCAGAGGCCACCATACCATACAGGTCCTCTACACCGAAGCCATTCCCAGCACTCAAATCGCCAAGACCCTGCTTGAGCTGCCGACCAGTATTATTAATAGAGAATCCCAGTTACAGAAAAACTTATGCCACATATTTTACAATGGCACATGGACTTTCCTGCGGAAAGGAGAAAGGCATGACCAAATATCTAGTTCTGTCCAACTAAAGAGAAAATTATCCCAACTAGAACAGGGTGAAAGGCATGTGTGCTCTAAAGCTTGTCTGTAACCCCCTATATCACTTGATGTAAGGATCTTAGAACCTTTACAACAAATCCTAACAAACTCAGAGCATCAGTCCTTACTTCTGATCCTTAAGAGGCTTTTTTCCAAGAGCATCAGTCTGTATCCTAGCACTGCAAAGTAACATCTAAGCACTGGCCTTCAGACAGGCTCCCAGGGCATTACAGCTGTCCGTGCAGCAGACTTCAGGGTTCAGCCAGCCACATGTAAAAGCATGTATTTAACACAGAAAGGACGGTATCATACTGCACCTCATTCAGGACTTTAAAAGGAAGTCTTTAAATGTTTCTGGCTGTAAGCTGTTTTATAACTGCATGTTAAACTATGAAGGTCATCTACGATTTGAGAACTAAATCTTCCTGCCCAGCTACATACATGCACATCAAACAAACTGCAATCCAGCTAGCCCTGTCCCAAAATTAACAGCAGCTTCCAGACTGAATAGTCTAACAACCTCCTTCCTCAACGAAACAAATACATCATGTGCTCCCACCAGACTGATGCCCTAAATTGTATTTCACTGTCATCCCCAAGCCTTCTTCAAGCTGGATACTGGTAGCGATGCTCAAATGTGGTCACCTCTCACATGGAGCTCAACGACTAGCCTACATGCTCTGCAGGAGAATTGGGGACAACTGCTTCTCTGAAGGAGCTTGTGgcattttaacagaaatacaCAGCAAATAGCCACCATTTTAACTTCGCAAATTCAAAGacaaaacactgcattttctgCCGCCTCAGAAGGCCTGTTTAAACCATGTGATTACTCTCTCCAACTTCTCACTTTTATGACTTTTTGTACGTAATAGGAATACAGAAAGGGGTATGGCCTCAGGTTCCCCCCACGTAAAGAGGGGGTCAAACCTTAACTCACTTACCAGCCCTGACTTTGAATGCTTAACCTCTGGCACCACACAAATACTACCTTTAGCCACGAGTATTCATCAGGAAAAGGGGGTTCCCTGAGTTTCCCCCAGTTCCCCTGCCCACAAACAGGCTCCCTGGCTCAGGAGCAGCATCTCCCTACAGTGGCATGCACGCTCGGTCCTGCAGACACAAAGGATGCCCCTCTTCTACACATGCAAATTCTTTCAGCTCAATCCTGACCCAGCAGTTTTGCATGTGTGAGTGTTACCCCAGAATAAACTTCTCCTACTTCGTTTCTGGCGCAGGTACGCTTGAAGCGTAAGCAGCTGGTTGGGAGGGTTTTACTACTGCAGATTCCTGCATCCCCGTACTCTCTCCTGTTCTCGACATTTTCAGAGCCTCGGCTGCATAGTATCGTGACTCAGCACTGTCATATGTCGGCTTATTAAGCCACACAGTTTCGCTGTCTTCATGCAGAAAAAAGCGGGTAGGTGGAGGTTGCTCAGCATTACTGGGAAGCAGAGAGTCGGTGGCGATCTCCACTTGTTTGACGCCTGTTTGCTTTCCAACACTGTGGTTCTTCCTGTCCTCGTGGTGGTTCTTCAATGCTTCGGGGCAGCCACGTTGCTGCTGCCTGACTTTGCCTGATGGATGACCATCAAACATGTTCTCGTAGAAGCTCTTCTCAGCATCATCATAGAGGGGTTTCTCTAACCACACCTCTGACATGAGAGCCTGCAAGCTTGAAATCTGCGGCTTACCATTTACTGTCTGGTGTACAGAGCCAGGCAAACTGGTAACGAAGGAAGCAGCAGAATCAGCAACGGTCTCTGGAGCTAAGCTTGGTGTAGCAGGAGTAGGCAGGGCTGTAGCATAGCCCTCATCCGGCGTTCTCAGCCCAACGTTGCCAGCGTTTGACCACGCAGATGGGATGGTTAGGACATTTGGAGGAACAAAGAATTGGGATTTTTCAACAAACACCTCCTCAGCCTTATCAAAGTCAAACTTGTTGACCCAGACATCCTGAACAACATGGTGACACGCAGACAGACTACCATGgaagcagggcagggctgctgaaAGCATCCTTGGCTTTGGAACATCTTGGACAGCTTTTGACCTGGCCACTAAAGGGAACTGCTCAGCAGTTACTGCAGCCTCAGGTGCCTCCTGGCTCTGACAAtccactatttttttcctgtacacGTTCTCAGCGTGATCGTACAAAGGCTTGTCAAACCACACGTGGTCAGCTAACAAACCAGTCAGAATAGAGTCTAACTTGGAGGTCACATTTTTGGGTTTTGGAGAACGCTTccgtttcctttgtttctttccattccTTGCTCTCTTCAGGTCTCCCTTGAACTCACTTTCAACAGAGTCGTCATTGCAGACTCCATTTACAGCCTCTACCTCCTGGCACTCCTCCGGGGCCGCAGCAGCTAGCATCGCTTCTCTTTCATAATGCAGTCTCTCTGCTTCATCATATTTGTGCTTGTCTACCCACACTTTTTCTACTGGGCAGGGAGGCTTCCTTGTCCTCATCTTCCAAAGAGTGGCAGCATTAAAAGATAAGCATAACAATGTAGTTGCAGCAAAACTAAATAAAGGAAGGGCATGCATCAGATTTTAGTAATTTCTTAAGTAATACAAGAGTGTCACAAGCTATCATGCCATTATTATTCACGGCAAAGAGCCTAAGCATTTAGTTCAATTCTTCCTTTGTTACAAATTTTAATTCCAAGAAATTAAACTGCCTAAAAACGTCCGGTTTCTGATGTCAAAATAACCTTCCTCCTAAAACACTTCTGTTGTTCTGACAAGTATTCTGCACactactatttaaaaataaaggcaatgGCTGAAAGCACTTCACTTTTGAAGACaactggcaggaaaaaaacaacaaagtttTGTTCAAATCCCTGGTAATGTAGAAGATATTTTTCCAAGTTAGTAGATTAGCCCTTAATTACTTGTTAGGTATTCCCAACTAGGCAGAGATTTAGGAAGACAGGCTAAAAAAAAGATGTCCCAGTTCTTGAGTATCTTTACACTTA belongs to Haliaeetus albicilla chromosome 3, bHalAlb1.1, whole genome shotgun sequence and includes:
- the EEF1D gene encoding elongation factor 1-delta isoform X4, translating into MRTRKPPCPVEKVWVDKHKYDEAERLHYEREAMLAAAAPEECQEVEAVNGVCNDDSVESEFKGDLKRARNGKKQRKRKRSPKPKNVTSKLDSILTGLLADHVWFDKPLYDHAENVYRKKIVDCQSQEAPEAAVTAEQFPLVARSKAVQDVPKPRMLSAALPCFHGSLSACHHVVQDVWVNKFDFDKAEEVFVEKSQFFVPPNVLTIPSAWSNAGNVGLRTPDEGYATALPTPATPSLAPETVADSAASFVTSLPGSVHQTVNGKPQISSLQALMSEVWLEKPLYDDAEKSFYENMFDGHPSGKVRQQQRGCPEALKNHHEDRKNHSVGKQTGVKQVEIATDSLLPSNAEQPPPTRFFLHEDSETVWLNKPTYDSAESRYYAAEALKMSRTGESTGMQESAVVKPSQPAAYASSVPAPETKKMAVDYFLHEKIWFEKYKYDDAERRYYEQMNGPVSSSSHQQENGASTILRDIARARENIQKSLAGSASTTSSGPAGDQNELLSRISHLEVENQNLRSVVADLQMAIFKLESRLNALEKSSTSHQPSPVPPTQKVEPFSVPSKKVELPSASPAKKVEPAAAEEDDDDDIDLFGSDDEEEDQEAAKVREERLRQYAEKKAKKPGLIAKSSILLDVKPWDDETDMAKMEECVRSIHMDGLVWGASKLVPVGYGIKKLQIQCVVEDDKVGTDILEEEITKFEDYVQSVDIAAFNKI
- the EEF1D gene encoding elongation factor 1-delta isoform X1; amino-acid sequence: MRTRKPPCPVEKVWVDKHKYDEAERLHYEREAMLAAAAPEECQEVEAVNGVCNDDSVESEFKGDLKRARNGKKQRKRKRSPKPKNVTSKLDSILTGLLADHVWFDKPLYDHAENVYRKKIVDCQSQEAPEAAVTAEQFPLVARSKAVQDVPKPRMLSAALPCFHGSLSACHHVVQDVWVNKFDFDKAEEVFVEKSQFFVPPNVLTIPSAWSNAGNVGLRTPDEGYATALPTPATPSLAPETVADSAASFVTSLPGSVHQTVNGKPQISSLQALMSEVWLEKPLYDDAEKSFYENMFDGHPSGKVRQQQRGCPEALKNHHEDRKNHSVGKQTGVKQVEIATDSLLPSNAEQPPPTRFFLHEDSETVWLNKPTYDSAESRYYAAEALKMSRTGESTGMQESAVVKPSQPAAYASSVPAPETKKMAVDYFLHEKIWFEKYKYDDAERRYYEQMNGPVSSSSHQQENGASTILRDIARARENIQKSLAGQKTVRSKEAPSARHKRQSGRSTSASTTSSGPAGDQNELLSRISHLEVENQNLRSVVADLQMAIFKLESRLNALEKSSTSHQPSPVPPTQKVEPFSVPSKKVELPSASPAKKVEPAAAEEDDDDDIDLFGSDDEEEDQEAAKVREERLRQYAEKKAKKPGLIAKSSILLDVKPWDDETDMAKMEECVRSIHMDGLVWGASKLVPVGYGIKKLQIQCVVEDDKVGTDILEEEITKFEDYVQSVDIAAFNKI
- the EEF1D gene encoding elongation factor 1-delta isoform X2, whose product is MRTRKPPCPVEKVWVDKHKYDEAERLHYEREAMLAAAAPEECQEVEAVNGVCNDDSVESEFKGDLKRARNGKKQRKRKRSPKPKNVTSKLDSILTGLLADHVWFDKPLYDHAENVYRKKIVDCQSQEAPEAAVTAEQFPLVARSKAVQDVPKPRMLSAALPCFHGSLSACHHVVQDVWVNKFDFDKAEEVFVEKSQFFVPPNVLTIPSAWSNAGNVGLRTPDEGYATALPTPATPSLAPETVADSAASFVTSLPGSVHQTVNGKPQISSLQALMSEVWLEKPLYDDAEKSFYENMFDGHPSGKVRQQQRGCPEALKNHHEDRKNHSVGKQTGVKQVEIATDSLLPSNAEQPPPTRFFLHEDSETVWLNKPTYDSAESRYYAAEALKMSRTGESTGMQESAVVKPSQPAAYASSVPAPETKKMAVDYFLHEKIWFEKYKYDDAERRYYEQMNGPVSSSSHQQCAPTEDCITVLENGASTILRDIARARENIQKSLAGSASTTSSGPAGDQNELLSRISHLEVENQNLRSVVADLQMAIFKLESRLNALEKSSTSHQPSPVPPTQKVEPFSVPSKKVELPSASPAKKVEPAAAEEDDDDDIDLFGSDDEEEDQEAAKVREERLRQYAEKKAKKPGLIAKSSILLDVKPWDDETDMAKMEECVRSIHMDGLVWGASKLVPVGYGIKKLQIQCVVEDDKVGTDILEEEITKFEDYVQSVDIAAFNKI
- the EEF1D gene encoding elongation factor 1-delta isoform X3, whose translation is MRTRKPPCPVEKVWVDKHKYDEAERLHYEREAMLAAAAPEECQEVEAVNGVCNDDSVESEFKGDLKRARNGKKQRKRKRSPKPKNVTSKLDSILTGLLADHVWFDKPLYDHAENVYRKKIVDCQSQEAPEAAVTAEQFPLVARSKAVQDVPKPRMLSAALPCFHGSLSACHHVVQDVWVNKFDFDKAEEVFVEKSQFFVPPNVLTIPSAWSNAGNVGLRTPDEGYATALPTPATPSLAPETVADSAASFVTSLPGSVHQTVNGKPQISSLQALMSEVWLEKPLYDDAEKSFYENMFDGHPSGKVRQQQRGCPEALKNHHEDRKNHSVGKQTGVKQVEIATDSLLPSNAEQPPPTRFFLHEDSETVWLNKPTYDSAESRYYAAEALKMSRTGESTGMQESAVVKPSQPAAYASSVPAPETKKMAVDYFLHEKIWFEKYKYDDAERRYYEQMNGPVSSSSHQQCAPTEDCITVLENGASTILRDIARARENIQKSLAGQKTVRSKEAPSARHKRQSGRSTSASTTSSGPAGDQNELLSRISHLEVENQNLRSVVADLQMAIFKLESRLNALEKSSTSHQPSPVPPTQKVEPFSVPSKKVELPSASPAKKVEPAAAEEDDDDDIDLFGSDDEEEDQEAAKVREERLRQYAEKKAKKPGLIAKSSILLDVKPWDDETDMAKMEECVRSIHMDGLVWGASKLVPVGYGIKKLQIQCVVEDDKVGTDILEEEITKFEDYVQSVDIAAFNKI
- the EEF1D gene encoding elongation factor 1-delta isoform X5 codes for the protein MRTRKPPCPVEKVWVDKHKYDEAERLHYEREAMLAAAAPEECQEVEAVNGVCNDDSVESEFKGDLKRARNGKKQRKRKRSPKPKNVTSKLDSILTGLLADHVWFDKPLYDHAENVYRKKIVDCQSQEAPEAAVTAEQFPLVARSKAVQDVPKPRMLSAALPCFHGSLSACHHVVQDVWVNKFDFDKAEEVFVEKSQFFVPPNVLTIPSAWSNAGNVGLRTPDEGYATALPTPATPSLAPETVADSAASFVTSLPGSVHQTVNGKPQISSLQALMSEVWLEKPLYDDAEKSFYENMFDGHPSGKVRQQQRGCPEALKNHHEDRKNHSVGKQTGVKQVEIATDSLLPSNAEQPPPTRFFLHEDSETVWLNKPTYDSAESRYYAAEALKMSRTGESTGMQESAVVKPSQPAAYASSVPAPETKKMAVDYFLHEKIWFEKYKYDDAERRYYEQMNGPVSSSSHQQSASTTSSGPAGDQNELLSRISHLEVENQNLRSVVADLQMAIFKLESRLNALEKSSTSHQPSPVPPTQKVEPFSVPSKKVELPSASPAKKVEPAAAEEDDDDDIDLFGSDDEEEDQEAAKVREERLRQYAEKKAKKPGLIAKSSILLDVKPWDDETDMAKMEECVRSIHMDGLVWGASKLVPVGYGIKKLQIQCVVEDDKVGTDILEEEITKFEDYVQSVDIAAFNKI